In one window of Gemmatimonadota bacterium DNA:
- a CDS encoding NAD(P)-dependent oxidoreductase has product MRALVTGATGFVGSHLAETLRRQGIEVTALVRSPARAAGLVAQGVRTVTGDLHQLPALREAVRDADLIFHVAGLVAARDETEFLAGNRDGTRNLLEAVPAGARPRVVLVSSMAAGGPAPRGHPLLGNEPPRPVTAYGRSKLAGEDVVRAGPLPWTIVRPPMVYGPRDTEVLKVFRLARTGIAPVFGDGTQELSAVYGPDLAAALLAAGTSERTVGGTYYACHAGVFTSAEFVRAVGAALTGRPPRVVPLPAVLARVALGITGAAARLAGRATILTPDKANEFFQPAWTGDPAPLLRDSGWQAGHDLPAGLQATAQWYREQRWL; this is encoded by the coding sequence ATGAGGGCGCTGGTCACCGGCGCCACGGGGTTCGTCGGCAGCCACCTGGCCGAGACCCTGCGGCGCCAGGGAATCGAGGTCACCGCATTGGTCCGCTCGCCCGCCAGGGCTGCCGGGCTGGTGGCCCAGGGCGTCCGGACCGTCACCGGCGACCTGCATCAGCTGCCCGCCCTCCGCGAGGCGGTCCGGGACGCGGACCTGATCTTCCATGTGGCGGGCCTGGTCGCCGCCCGTGACGAAACCGAGTTTCTCGCCGGCAATCGCGACGGCACCCGGAACCTGCTCGAGGCCGTGCCCGCCGGGGCGCGGCCTCGCGTCGTGCTGGTCTCGAGCATGGCCGCGGGCGGACCCGCTCCACGCGGCCACCCGCTCCTGGGCAACGAGCCCCCGCGCCCCGTCACCGCGTACGGCCGCTCGAAGCTCGCGGGCGAGGACGTGGTGCGGGCCGGCCCGTTGCCGTGGACGATCGTACGACCGCCGATGGTCTACGGCCCCCGGGATACCGAGGTGCTGAAGGTGTTCCGGCTCGCCCGGACCGGGATCGCGCCGGTGTTCGGGGACGGCACCCAGGAGCTTTCCGCCGTCTACGGCCCCGACCTGGCCGCCGCCCTCCTCGCGGCGGGGACCAGTGAACGGACCGTGGGCGGGACGTACTACGCCTGCCACGCCGGGGTGTTCACCAGCGCCGAGTTCGTACGCGCCGTGGGAGCCGCGCTCACCGGTCGGCCGCCGCGGGTGGTGCCGCTGCCCGCGGTGCTGGCCCGTGTGGCGCTCGGGATCACCGGCGCGGCGGCCCGGCTGGCCGGGCGGGCCACCATCCTGACCCCTGACAAGGCCAACGAGTTCTTCCAGCCCGCGTGGACGGGTGATCCCGCGCCGCTGCTTCGCGACAGCGGCTGGCAGGCAGGGCATGACCTGCCCGCAGGCCTGCAGGCTACCGCCCAGTGGTATCGCGAGCAGCGCTGGTTGTGA
- a CDS encoding phosphatase PAP2 family protein, protein MNPPAPLRPVDWLVLGYALFTALLALLRLPGYPAVGGVLVANALIVLLVALARHASPGPAGQVLRTVYPLLTLGAFYPAIDLLNHFGAIAVHDAAVRGWELALFGSELSRTWWEAYPSPFWSALLHAVYFAYYPIVLGPPLLFLAMGRAEAAERSVLWLMATFLTCYAVFLLYPVAGPYYEFPRPSPAFLDNGPARLVYRTLARGSAYGAAFPSSHVAATLVAAAAAWRGWRPLGAMLIPPAVLLTVGVVYCQMHYAVDALAGTGLALVLVLALGPISRAHGPERRDERT, encoded by the coding sequence GTGAACCCGCCGGCTCCGCTGCGCCCCGTGGACTGGCTGGTCCTCGGGTACGCCCTCTTCACGGCCCTCCTCGCGCTGCTGCGCCTGCCGGGGTACCCTGCGGTGGGCGGGGTGCTGGTGGCCAATGCGCTGATTGTCCTGCTGGTGGCGCTCGCGCGGCACGCCAGCCCGGGGCCAGCCGGGCAGGTCCTGCGCACCGTGTATCCGCTGCTCACCCTGGGCGCCTTCTACCCGGCGATCGACCTCCTCAACCACTTCGGCGCCATCGCCGTGCACGACGCCGCGGTCCGGGGGTGGGAGCTGGCGCTCTTCGGATCGGAGCTGAGCCGGACCTGGTGGGAAGCCTATCCGAGCCCGTTCTGGTCGGCGCTGCTCCACGCGGTCTATTTCGCGTACTATCCGATCGTGCTCGGCCCGCCGCTGCTCTTCCTGGCGATGGGCCGGGCCGAGGCGGCCGAACGCAGCGTGCTCTGGCTGATGGCGACGTTCCTCACCTGCTATGCCGTCTTCCTGCTCTACCCGGTCGCCGGCCCGTATTACGAGTTCCCCCGGCCGTCGCCCGCCTTCCTCGACAACGGCCCCGCCCGCCTCGTCTACCGGACCCTGGCCCGTGGCAGCGCCTACGGCGCGGCGTTTCCGTCGTCCCACGTGGCGGCCACGCTGGTCGCGGCCGCCGCCGCCTGGCGGGGCTGGCGCCCGCTCGGCGCGATGCTGATCCCACCGGCGGTGCTGCTCACCGTCGGCGTCGTCTACTGCCAGATGCACTATGCGGTGGACGCCCTGGCCGGCACCGGGCTGGCGCTGGTCCTGGTCCTGGCCCTGGGGCCCATCTCCCGGGCCCACGGCCCGGAGCGCCGTGACGAGCGGACATGA